From Pleurocapsa sp. PCC 7319:
TAACTAATAACTGATAAACTCAAAAACTTTCCGATTTCTTTACCCTTTCCTCAGTAGTTTACTTACTTCTAGTTTGTTAGTGTTCTAGGTAATAAGGCTTAATAGGGTGCAGCTATTAATTCTGATATCAGTATCTAAAAGCTTTTAGCTAGCAGCTTCCCGCGACAATAGCTTAAATGAGGTTGAGATTTCCCTCGCCACGCTTAGTCGCGCTTTTTAGGTTTAAGATCCCTTGCTAAAATCAGAGATTTAAAAAAAGTAATAATATGGCAATTCCTTTACTAGAATATTCCCCTTCGAGTCAAAACCAGCGAGTTCTAAATTACGAAATTCCTGGTGATGAGCAGTCTTGGATTTATAATGCCGAAAACCTTCTTTCTGATTCCGAGATTCAAGATCTAATCTGGGCAGCATATCGACAGATTTTTAATGAGCAGCAGATTTTAGCTAGTAATCGCGAGAAAGGTTTAGAATCTCAACTAAAGGCTGGTCAAATCACCGTCAGAGAATTTATTCGAGGTTTATTGCTTTCAGACACTTTTAGAAAACGTAATTATGAGCCCAATAGTAATTATCGTTTTGTCGAAATGTGCGTTCAAAGAGTGTTAGGACGCAACGTATATAGCGATCGCGAAAAACTGGCTTGGTCAATTGTGTTGGCAACAAAAGGGTTAGCAGGATTTATTGACGATCTATTAGATAGTGAGGAATATATTAATAACTTTGGTGATGATATTGTTCCTTATCAAAGAAGACGTATCCTACCTCAACGCACAGTGGGCGAATCTCCTTTTGCCCGAATGCCCCGTTACGGAGCAGATTACCGCTCCAAACTAGAAGCAATTGGCTATTTTGCCCATAAAGAGGGAGATTATGGTTGGGGTAGTCAACCTTACTATCCACCAGAGCGAGTTTTGTTGGTTGCCAAGATTTTAGCCTTTGCTGGAGCAGGTTTTTTAACTTTGTTAACCTTAGCAGTTGCATTAGCCGCTTGGGGCTTAATTAGCATTTAGCTAAGCAACTTTTGACAACTTTTAATTGAAGATTACTCAACTTGATTCCTCCCCAGGACTGTGCGTGACGAAACAGTCCTGTTTTTTTTAAGACGTTGCTGATTTAATGTGTGACACTGCAAGTAATATTATTCGTAGCTAAT
This genomic window contains:
- a CDS encoding phycobilisome rod-core linker polypeptide, giving the protein MAIPLLEYSPSSQNQRVLNYEIPGDEQSWIYNAENLLSDSEIQDLIWAAYRQIFNEQQILASNREKGLESQLKAGQITVREFIRGLLLSDTFRKRNYEPNSNYRFVEMCVQRVLGRNVYSDREKLAWSIVLATKGLAGFIDDLLDSEEYINNFGDDIVPYQRRRILPQRTVGESPFARMPRYGADYRSKLEAIGYFAHKEGDYGWGSQPYYPPERVLLVAKILAFAGAGFLTLLTLAVALAAWGLISI